The following proteins are encoded in a genomic region of Mycobacterium kiyosense:
- the gmdA gene encoding GDP-mannose 4,6-dehydratase: MKRALITGITGQDGSYLAELLLSKGYEVHGLIRRASTFNTSRIDHLYVDPHDPGARLFLHYGDLIDGTRLVTLLSTIEPDEVYNLAAQSHVRVSFDEPVHTGDTTGMGSIRLLEAVRLSRVQCRFYQASSSEMFGASPPPQNESTPFYPRSPYGAAKVYSYWATRNYREAYGLFAVNGILFNHESPRRGETFVTRKITRAVARIKAGLQSEVFMGNLDAVRDWGYAPEYVEGMWRMLQAPEPDDFVLATGRGYTVQEFAQTAFDHAGLDWRKHVRFDERYLRPTEVDSLIGDATKAAQTLGWKASIHTAELARIMVDADIAALECEGTPWVDEPIFAGEK; this comes from the coding sequence GTGAAGCGAGCGCTGATAACCGGCATCACCGGGCAGGACGGCTCGTATCTCGCGGAACTCCTCCTCAGCAAAGGATATGAGGTTCACGGGCTGATCCGTCGAGCGTCGACGTTCAATACCTCGCGGATCGACCACCTCTATGTTGATCCTCACGACCCCGGTGCGCGCCTGTTCCTGCACTATGGTGACCTGATCGACGGTACTCGGTTGGTGACGTTGCTGAGCACCATCGAACCTGACGAGGTATATAACCTCGCGGCCCAGTCGCATGTGCGAGTGAGCTTCGACGAACCCGTGCACACCGGCGACACCACTGGTATGGGTTCGATTCGACTACTGGAAGCCGTCCGCCTGTCCCGGGTGCAATGTCGCTTCTACCAGGCATCGTCTTCGGAGATGTTCGGCGCATCCCCGCCGCCACAGAACGAGTCGACGCCGTTTTATCCTCGGTCGCCGTATGGCGCGGCCAAAGTGTACTCGTACTGGGCGACCCGTAACTATCGCGAAGCCTACGGACTGTTCGCAGTGAACGGCATCTTGTTCAATCACGAATCACCAAGGCGCGGTGAGACGTTCGTAACGCGCAAGATTACGCGTGCCGTGGCACGCATCAAGGCCGGCCTGCAGTCCGAGGTCTTTATGGGCAACCTCGATGCGGTTCGCGACTGGGGGTATGCGCCGGAGTACGTCGAAGGTATGTGGCGAATGCTGCAGGCACCTGAGCCCGACGACTTCGTTCTGGCGACGGGGCGCGGCTACACCGTCCAGGAATTCGCCCAGACTGCCTTCGATCACGCCGGCCTGGATTGGCGCAAGCACGTGAGATTCGACGAACGCTATCTACGGCCCACCGAGGTCGATTCGCTGATCGGCGATGCAACCAAGGCCGCTCAAACGCTCGGGTGGAAGGCGTCAATCCACACTGCCGAATTAGCCCGAATCATGGTGGATGCGGACATTGCCGCCCTAGAGTGCGAAGGCACACCCTGGGTCGACGAACCGATATTCGCCGGAGAGAAATGA
- the epiA gene encoding GDP-L-fucose synthase encodes MTAAYPIGALDRAAPIYIAGHRGLVGSALVRKFLGEGFTNLVLRSRDQLDLTDRAATFDFMATSRPQVVIDAAARVGGIMANSTYPADFLSENLQIQVNLLDAAVAMRVPRLLFLGSSCIYPKFSPQPIRENALLTGPLEPTNDAYAIAKIAGILHVQSVRRQYELPWISAMPTNLYGPGDNFSPSDSHLLPALIRRYDEARATGAPAVTNWGSGTPRRELLHVDDLASACLHLLEHFDGPNQVNVGTGVDHTIREIAEMVAKAVGYRGETRWDATKPDGTPRKVLDVSLLREAGWQPSIALADGIASTVAWYRENAAGVRQ; translated from the coding sequence ATGACCGCTGCCTATCCAATCGGAGCCCTTGACCGCGCGGCTCCGATCTACATCGCCGGGCATCGCGGACTAGTCGGCTCTGCCTTGGTGCGGAAGTTCCTCGGTGAAGGATTCACCAATCTCGTTCTGCGGTCGCGGGACCAACTCGATTTGACCGATCGCGCCGCGACGTTCGACTTCATGGCCACATCCAGGCCTCAGGTGGTCATCGACGCGGCGGCCCGGGTGGGTGGCATCATGGCAAACAGCACCTACCCGGCCGACTTTCTCTCGGAAAACCTGCAGATCCAGGTCAATCTGCTCGACGCAGCGGTGGCGATGCGGGTACCGCGGTTACTGTTTCTGGGCTCGTCGTGCATTTACCCGAAGTTCAGTCCGCAGCCGATCCGAGAGAACGCGCTGCTTACCGGGCCGCTCGAGCCGACCAACGACGCGTACGCTATCGCCAAGATTGCCGGGATTCTTCACGTGCAATCGGTGAGGCGTCAATACGAGTTGCCGTGGATTTCCGCGATGCCCACGAATTTGTATGGGCCGGGAGATAATTTCTCCCCGTCCGACTCGCATCTGCTGCCGGCACTCATTCGTCGGTATGACGAAGCGAGAGCTACGGGCGCACCGGCGGTTACGAACTGGGGCAGCGGGACACCTCGGCGTGAGCTGTTGCACGTCGATGATCTTGCAAGTGCGTGCTTGCACTTGCTTGAACACTTTGACGGGCCGAATCAGGTCAACGTCGGTACCGGCGTCGACCACACGATCCGCGAAATCGCCGAAATGGTAGCCAAAGCGGTCGGCTACCGAGGCGAAACTCGTTGGGATGCAACCAAACCGGATGGCACGCCCCGAAAGGTGCTGGACGTTTCGTTGCTACGGGAGGCAGGGTGGCAGCCCAGCATCGCGCTCGCTGACGGCATCGCGTCAACCGTCGCGTGGTATCGGGAGAACGCCGCCGGGGTGAGGCAATAG
- a CDS encoding hypothetical protein (frameshifted, insertion at around 3521979), whose protein sequence is MDDPGRAPEFSIIIPTFNVMSTLRACLNSIAVQTFRSFEVVLVDGGSTDGTMDVVENYRASFGQRLILHSGPDKGPYDAMNRGVGMASGAWLFFLGADDALYESDTLAKIANFASEQENADLIYGDVIMRSKGTRYAGIFDLDRLVFERNICHQAIFYRRELFSNIGPYNLRYRLWADWDFNIRCFFQPGTRDSVRGYRCC, encoded by the coding sequence GTGGACGATCCCGGGAGAGCACCCGAGTTCTCGATCATCATTCCGACCTTTAATGTGATGTCGACCCTGCGGGCCTGCCTGAACAGCATTGCCGTTCAAACGTTCCGCAGCTTCGAGGTCGTCCTGGTCGACGGCGGGTCCACGGACGGAACTATGGACGTCGTCGAAAACTACCGCGCCAGCTTCGGCCAGCGTCTTATCCTCCATTCCGGCCCGGACAAAGGCCCTTACGATGCCATGAACCGCGGCGTAGGCATGGCCAGCGGTGCATGGCTGTTTTTCCTTGGAGCCGATGATGCACTCTACGAGTCGGATACCCTGGCTAAAATAGCCAATTTCGCCAGCGAGCAGGAGAACGCGGATCTTATATATGGCGACGTGATCATGCGCTCGAAGGGAACCCGGTACGCCGGAATATTCGACCTTGACCGTCTGGTATTCGAGCGGAACATATGCCATCAGGCGATTTTTTACCGCCGCGAACTTTTCAGCAATATCGGCCCCTACAACCTGCGTTATCGGTTATGGGCCGACTGGGACTTCAATATTCGCTGTTTTTTCCAACCCGGCACTCGTGACTCGGTACGTGGATATCGTTGTTGCTGA
- the ilvB-1 gene encoding acetolactate synthase, producing MTAPTKYGDQLIDWLVGAGYTHCFFVAGGNIMHLLDSVRTRMVCVPFVHEVGAAIAVEHFNASRDDGAGRAMALVTAGPGITNALTGIAGAWQESRELLVIGGQVKSSDLSRGSVRQRGIQEIDGVELVSSITKRALRIERPVERDIVLDAVLDGRTPRQGPVFLEVCLDAQAAPTIPAPESPAVPEAAALDDVPAAEVERVAAWMRESERPIILIGGGVSRRAVRALGERTAAAGIPLMTTWNGIDRVPTEHPLYAGRPNGAGPRAANILIQQSDLVVAIGTRLGLQQTGFAWEEFVPVGRVVQVDIDAAELEKGHPRVDLPLCGEANRFLAALYAADLGDPARWETWREFIASVRAELPLNDPQNVTSPGFVKPYEFAMQLCDIAEPDAVVLPCSSGNAEVVAMQALQLRADQKVVGDKSLASMGYGLSGAIGAALANPGRQVLLNEGDGGFAQNLQELGTLAVTGVKLKVFLMVNNGYASIRMTQRNYFNGAWIGCDATTGLGLPNWQDLAKAYGIPYARIEVKAGTDGGDLRSLFDASGVTELLQADGPALIEVPVDPEQTYYPKISSAVQPDGSMKSNPLHRMSPPLPTAVEERVLVHLKSAVPQA from the coding sequence ATGACAGCGCCAACTAAATACGGTGACCAGCTGATCGACTGGTTGGTCGGCGCCGGTTACACCCATTGCTTCTTCGTCGCCGGCGGCAACATCATGCACCTTCTCGATTCAGTCCGAACCCGGATGGTGTGTGTGCCCTTTGTTCACGAGGTAGGTGCCGCGATCGCGGTGGAACACTTCAATGCTTCACGCGATGACGGTGCCGGTCGTGCGATGGCCCTGGTCACCGCCGGGCCCGGCATTACGAATGCGCTAACGGGCATTGCCGGAGCTTGGCAGGAAAGCCGTGAATTGTTGGTCATCGGCGGACAGGTCAAGAGCAGCGATCTGAGCCGCGGTTCGGTACGTCAGCGTGGCATCCAGGAGATCGACGGCGTCGAGCTGGTGAGCAGTATTACCAAGCGGGCGTTACGCATTGAACGACCGGTCGAACGCGACATCGTCCTAGACGCAGTCCTCGATGGTCGCACGCCACGGCAGGGACCGGTATTTCTCGAGGTCTGCCTCGATGCCCAGGCGGCACCCACGATCCCGGCGCCGGAGAGCCCGGCGGTCCCCGAGGCGGCCGCTCTGGATGACGTGCCCGCGGCCGAGGTCGAACGGGTTGCCGCGTGGATGCGCGAGTCGGAGCGCCCAATCATCCTCATCGGTGGTGGGGTGAGCCGTCGCGCCGTTCGAGCGCTGGGGGAGCGGACCGCAGCAGCCGGCATCCCCCTCATGACGACCTGGAACGGCATCGACCGGGTTCCGACCGAGCACCCGCTTTACGCGGGGCGCCCCAACGGCGCTGGACCCCGGGCGGCCAACATCCTTATTCAGCAGTCAGACCTGGTGGTCGCAATCGGCACCCGGTTGGGTTTGCAGCAAACCGGCTTTGCCTGGGAGGAGTTCGTGCCGGTAGGGCGCGTCGTCCAGGTCGATATCGACGCCGCGGAGTTGGAAAAAGGACACCCACGCGTCGATTTGCCACTGTGTGGGGAAGCCAACCGATTCCTGGCCGCTCTGTACGCCGCCGATCTCGGCGATCCGGCGCGGTGGGAAACGTGGCGGGAGTTCATCGCTTCTGTACGGGCCGAGTTGCCCCTCAACGACCCGCAAAACGTTACCTCTCCCGGCTTTGTCAAACCGTATGAGTTCGCGATGCAGCTGTGTGACATCGCCGAACCAGACGCGGTCGTCCTGCCGTGTAGCAGCGGCAACGCGGAGGTCGTAGCTATGCAGGCCCTCCAGCTGCGGGCTGACCAGAAGGTCGTCGGCGACAAGTCGTTGGCGAGCATGGGCTATGGGCTCTCCGGCGCCATCGGCGCTGCGCTGGCTAACCCCGGTCGGCAAGTTCTGCTCAACGAGGGAGACGGCGGGTTCGCGCAGAATCTGCAAGAACTCGGCACGCTCGCGGTCACTGGAGTAAAGCTCAAGGTTTTCTTGATGGTGAATAACGGCTACGCGTCGATCCGGATGACGCAGCGCAACTACTTCAACGGAGCCTGGATCGGCTGCGATGCCACGACTGGCCTGGGCCTGCCGAACTGGCAGGATTTGGCCAAGGCGTACGGCATTCCGTATGCACGAATCGAAGTCAAAGCCGGCACGGACGGTGGTGACTTGCGTTCGTTGTTCGATGCTTCCGGTGTGACTGAGCTGCTTCAAGCAGACGGTCCTGCACTGATCGAGGTCCCAGTAGACCCCGAGCAGACCTACTACCCGAAAATCAGCTCGGCGGTGCAGCCAGACGGTTCGATGAAGTCCAACCCGTTGCACCGGATGAGTCCGCCGCTGCCAACCGCGGTGGAGGAACGCGTTCTCGTCCACCTCAAGTCGGCAGTACCCCAAGCCTGA
- a CDS encoding bactoprenol glucosyl transferase — MKKKIAVISPAFNESECVEELARQLAKVFDSEPEYDFEAIIIENGSTDDTMDKLLAIHEADPRFKILQLARNFRMDGGLTAGLNVVDADAVVLMTADLQDPPEFIHDMIRAWEQGYENVYGVVTERGGVGPIRRMNSQLFYWLAGYLTDDRITKNASDFRLVDRKVYEAVRAMDERNRFVRGLFSWVGFKSIGLPMKRAPRFAGESKAYTFGVIDLAGKGILAHSYMPLRLITLTGFALSGLAAVSVVLLAVRFFLMGVPFPGYGSLICIMLIGFGVVTLLLGVVGEYLALIYEEVKQRPNFVVTRKVGL; from the coding sequence GTGAAGAAGAAAATCGCAGTGATCTCGCCCGCTTTCAATGAAAGTGAGTGCGTCGAAGAATTAGCCCGGCAGCTCGCAAAGGTGTTCGACTCCGAGCCGGAATACGACTTCGAGGCGATCATCATCGAGAACGGTTCGACCGATGACACGATGGACAAACTGCTTGCAATTCATGAGGCGGACCCGCGTTTCAAGATCTTGCAACTGGCCCGCAACTTCCGGATGGATGGCGGGCTGACCGCCGGTCTCAACGTGGTGGATGCCGATGCCGTCGTACTAATGACCGCCGACCTGCAGGACCCGCCCGAGTTCATCCACGACATGATTCGCGCGTGGGAACAGGGATACGAAAACGTTTACGGAGTTGTCACCGAACGGGGTGGCGTCGGTCCCATCCGCAGGATGAACTCACAATTGTTCTACTGGCTCGCCGGTTACCTCACCGACGATCGGATCACCAAGAACGCTAGCGACTTTCGTTTGGTGGACCGCAAAGTTTACGAGGCGGTGCGCGCGATGGATGAACGCAATAGGTTCGTTCGGGGCCTGTTCTCCTGGGTCGGTTTCAAATCGATCGGCCTGCCGATGAAGCGGGCACCTCGTTTCGCAGGGGAATCCAAGGCTTACACGTTTGGCGTAATCGACCTGGCAGGCAAGGGTATCCTTGCCCATTCCTACATGCCGCTGCGGCTTATCACGCTCACCGGCTTTGCCTTGAGTGGTCTCGCAGCCGTCTCCGTGGTTCTGCTCGCTGTGCGCTTCTTCCTAATGGGGGTGCCATTTCCCGGGTACGGCTCTTTGATCTGCATCATGCTGATCGGTTTCGGTGTTGTCACATTGCTCCTCGGGGTCGTCGGCGAATACTTGGCGCTCATTTACGAGGAAGTCAAACAACGCCCCAATTTCGTTGTGACCAGGAAAGTCGGGTTATGA
- a CDS encoding glucose-1-phosphate cytidylyltransferase, with product MWNIMRRPQNPSGRVAALLVCHLRDATSAKPRLGDKLLEIGTMVMKAVLLAGGLGTRMREETEFRPKPMVEVGGRPVLWHIMKILGHHGISEFVVCTGYKSEYIKGYFSNYGVSNLDFTITLGDQSSIKYHGSHDEFNWQVTVADTGLDTMTGGRIKRIRKYVGDETFLCTYGDGIADVDIPALIEFHRAHGKIATVTATQPMSRFGVIDLEQDGAVAKFREKPKTEDWINIGYFIFEPGVFDYLEGDETVLEDKPLLRLAEDRQIAAFPHHGFWQPMDTFRESQLLNNLWSGGNPPWKVWS from the coding sequence ATGTGGAACATTATGCGGCGGCCTCAAAACCCCTCCGGCCGCGTCGCTGCGTTGCTAGTGTGTCATCTGCGCGACGCCACGTCAGCGAAACCGCGCTTGGGGGACAAACTACTTGAGATTGGAACAATGGTAATGAAAGCCGTGCTCCTCGCGGGCGGCCTCGGCACCCGTATGCGTGAGGAGACCGAGTTCCGCCCGAAGCCGATGGTGGAGGTGGGCGGTCGCCCTGTGCTTTGGCACATCATGAAAATCCTTGGCCACCACGGCATTTCGGAGTTCGTGGTGTGCACGGGTTACAAGAGCGAATACATCAAGGGCTACTTCTCCAACTATGGGGTGTCCAACCTGGACTTCACCATCACACTTGGCGACCAGTCCAGCATCAAGTACCACGGGTCTCACGATGAATTCAATTGGCAGGTGACGGTTGCCGATACAGGTCTGGACACGATGACCGGAGGTCGGATCAAGCGCATTCGGAAGTACGTGGGCGACGAGACCTTTCTGTGCACCTACGGCGACGGGATCGCGGACGTGGACATTCCCGCGCTGATCGAGTTTCACCGCGCGCACGGCAAGATCGCGACCGTGACAGCGACCCAGCCGATGAGCCGGTTCGGAGTCATTGACCTCGAACAAGACGGAGCCGTTGCCAAATTTCGAGAGAAGCCCAAAACCGAGGACTGGATCAACATCGGCTACTTCATTTTTGAGCCGGGAGTGTTCGATTATCTAGAAGGCGACGAAACGGTCCTCGAGGATAAGCCCTTGCTGCGGCTTGCCGAGGATCGTCAAATCGCCGCATTCCCGCACCACGGATTCTGGCAGCCGATGGATACTTTCCGGGAATCGCAATTACTGAACAACCTCTGGAGCGGTGGTAACCCACCCTGGAAAGTGTGGAGTTAG
- the ddhC gene encoding lipopolysaccharide biosynthesis protein RfbH — translation MTSEFVAGETPVPVSGKVLDPEDFAALVDASLDGWLTAGRFHPLFERALYRYVGARGAVFVNSGSSANLCALSALTSPKLAGNKKRFGKGPLQPGDEVLTVAAGFPTTVNPIIQNGMRPVVVDIELGTYDAIPERLREAVGPKTRAIMMAHTLGNPFDLDTVRELCDKHGLWLIEDSCDALGSTYDGQRTGSFGDTATVSFYPAHHITTGEGGAVFVKSALVRKQVESFRDWGRDCYCAPGNDNTCEKRFEWQLGDLPKGYDHKYIYSHIGYNLKATDMQAALGLSQLAKIDGFVQARKENFDYLTSKLTGTEGLILPVATPKSEPSWFGYPITLDPEHPVERTKFMRFLDERKIGFRQLFAGNLVKQPAYRNVDFRFVGDLTNTDIVMNRTFWVGTYPGLTTPMLDFVADSIREYMAEAAR, via the coding sequence GTGACATCGGAATTCGTCGCTGGCGAGACGCCCGTCCCAGTCTCAGGCAAGGTCCTGGATCCGGAGGATTTCGCCGCACTCGTCGACGCATCTCTGGACGGCTGGCTGACCGCCGGCCGGTTCCATCCGCTGTTCGAGCGCGCTCTGTACCGCTACGTGGGAGCCCGCGGCGCCGTTTTCGTCAACAGCGGGTCCAGCGCCAACCTGTGTGCTCTCAGCGCCCTGACCAGCCCCAAGCTCGCCGGCAACAAAAAGCGTTTCGGCAAGGGGCCACTTCAGCCCGGCGACGAAGTGCTCACCGTGGCCGCCGGCTTCCCCACGACCGTCAACCCGATCATCCAAAACGGCATGCGGCCGGTGGTGGTCGACATCGAGTTGGGCACCTACGACGCCATCCCGGAGCGGCTGCGTGAGGCCGTCGGGCCCAAGACACGGGCCATCATGATGGCACACACCCTGGGCAATCCGTTCGACCTCGACACCGTGCGGGAGCTGTGCGACAAGCACGGCCTGTGGCTGATCGAGGACTCCTGCGACGCACTCGGATCGACCTACGACGGCCAACGCACCGGCAGTTTCGGCGACACCGCGACCGTCAGCTTCTACCCCGCCCACCACATCACCACCGGTGAAGGTGGCGCCGTATTCGTCAAGTCGGCACTGGTACGCAAGCAGGTCGAGTCGTTCCGCGACTGGGGCCGGGACTGCTACTGCGCCCCCGGGAACGACAACACGTGTGAGAAGCGGTTCGAATGGCAACTCGGCGACCTGCCGAAGGGCTATGACCACAAGTACATCTACAGCCACATCGGTTACAACCTGAAAGCGACCGACATGCAGGCCGCTCTGGGGCTGTCGCAGCTGGCCAAGATCGACGGGTTCGTCCAGGCACGAAAAGAGAACTTCGACTACCTGACCTCGAAGTTGACCGGCACCGAGGGACTGATCCTGCCGGTCGCCACCCCCAAGTCGGAACCCTCCTGGTTCGGCTACCCGATCACTCTGGATCCCGAGCACCCCGTGGAGCGCACCAAGTTCATGCGCTTCCTCGACGAACGCAAGATCGGCTTCCGGCAGCTGTTCGCCGGCAACCTCGTCAAGCAGCCGGCCTATCGCAACGTCGACTTCCGGTTCGTCGGAGACCTGACCAACACCGACATCGTCATGAACCGCACGTTCTGGGTCGGCACCTATCCCGGTCTGACCACACCGATGCTGGACTTCGTCGCGGACTCGATCCGCGAGTACATGGCCGAAGCCGCGCGATAA
- a CDS encoding hypothetical protein (frameshifted, insertion at around 3530725), which produces MHYLITGHTGFKGPWLVLLLLSRGHQVSGLALNPDDGSLFQRAGLTEHLVSDFRVDIRDAEATAAAVKAAAPDVVVHMAAQSLVRESYRNPRYTYETNAIGTLNVLEAVGATPLGARTRGHYDRQGLPQRRSGGRIRRNRPPRR; this is translated from the coding sequence GTGCATTACCTCATCACCGGGCACACCGGGTTCAAGGGGCCGTGGCTGGTGCTACTGCTGCTGAGCCGCGGCCACCAGGTGTCCGGTCTGGCCCTGAATCCCGATGACGGCAGCCTGTTCCAACGGGCCGGGCTGACCGAACACCTGGTGAGCGACTTCCGGGTGGACATCCGCGACGCAGAAGCCACCGCCGCGGCGGTCAAGGCGGCCGCCCCCGACGTCGTGGTGCATATGGCCGCCCAGTCGCTGGTCCGCGAGTCGTATCGCAACCCGCGGTACACCTACGAGACCAACGCGATCGGGACCCTCAACGTGCTGGAAGCGGTCGGCGCCACCCCCCTCGGTGCGCGCACACGTGGTCATTACGACCGACAAGGTCTACCGCAACGTCGATCAGGAGGCCGGATACGTCGAAACCGACCCCCTCGGCGGTGA
- a CDS encoding hypothetical protein (frameshifted, insertion at around 3530734) yields MRAHVVITTDKVYRNVDQEAGYVETDPLGGDDPYSASKAMADLLAQSWIRSFPGVPTAIARGGNVIGGGDVSHDRLLPDLVAAYADGRAPQLRFPRAVRPWQHVLDCLNGYLVLADALLTGSGLGQWNFGPGRDSFVQVGEVATLAAELWGGGAHWQPQPGDHPHEANLLALDAGKAERELGWRNRLGFRDAVTWTIDWARRVHEGADPLAVTQEQIAAFESLG; encoded by the coding sequence GTGCGCGCACACGTGGTCATTACGACCGACAAGGTCTACCGCAACGTCGATCAGGAGGCCGGATACGTCGAAACCGACCCCCTCGGCGGTGATGATCCCTACAGCGCTTCCAAGGCGATGGCTGATCTGTTGGCCCAGTCCTGGATTCGCAGCTTTCCAGGTGTGCCCACCGCAATTGCGCGGGGCGGCAACGTCATTGGCGGTGGCGACGTCAGTCACGATCGGCTGCTACCAGATCTGGTGGCCGCCTATGCCGATGGCAGGGCGCCCCAATTGCGGTTTCCGCGCGCGGTGCGACCGTGGCAGCACGTACTGGATTGCCTTAACGGGTATCTCGTCCTTGCCGACGCGCTGCTAACTGGTTCCGGTTTGGGTCAGTGGAACTTCGGGCCGGGCCGCGACAGTTTCGTTCAGGTCGGCGAGGTCGCGACGCTGGCCGCCGAATTATGGGGCGGCGGTGCTCATTGGCAACCGCAGCCTGGCGACCACCCCCACGAGGCGAACCTGCTGGCCCTCGACGCCGGCAAGGCGGAACGTGAACTGGGCTGGCGCAATCGGCTCGGCTTTCGGGATGCCGTCACGTGGACAATCGACTGGGCTCGGCGCGTGCACGAAGGCGCCGACCCGCTGGCGGTGACTCAAGAACAGATCGCCGCGTTCGAGAGCCTCGGATGA
- a CDS encoding hypothetical protein (frameshifted, insertion at around 3532526) has protein sequence MRLSADTPRKVAISIREQLSGVLQQSERTLLIGTILLMSAVAAATSFVLTQYFSKDVITSLFYLRDDCRDDMVKGVGRHCFTDYADLVALMQQPDPWHHYFVSSTGVYSAAALMPFRLFALLGSWLGVPQLVLFGYLIALTMAVLTPPAFWAARGARGLERLVIFVACGAAAIPALVDVDRGNSTGFVVPIMLVFLIALCRQRWGGGRSDGDLGCAGQTTVRLVGSCVTRGSSMEIGRHRGRRGHTIQPRGVLAADAA, from the coding sequence GTGAGGCTATCGGCCGACACGCCTCGAAAGGTCGCTATCTCGATCCGTGAGCAGCTTTCAGGCGTCCTTCAACAGTCCGAGCGCACGCTACTAATCGGCACCATCCTTCTGATGTCAGCGGTGGCGGCGGCCACGAGCTTCGTACTCACCCAATACTTCTCCAAAGACGTAATCACATCTCTGTTCTATCTACGCGACGATTGCCGGGACGACATGGTCAAAGGCGTCGGGCGCCACTGCTTCACCGATTATGCGGATCTGGTGGCTTTGATGCAGCAGCCGGACCCCTGGCATCACTACTTCGTCTCTAGCACCGGTGTGTACTCGGCAGCAGCGCTCATGCCGTTTCGGCTTTTTGCGCTCTTAGGTAGCTGGTTGGGTGTGCCGCAACTGGTCTTGTTCGGATACCTGATCGCTCTGACCATGGCGGTCCTTACTCCTCCCGCCTTCTGGGCCGCTCGGGGCGCACGTGGTCTGGAAAGGCTCGTGATTTTCGTGGCTTGCGGCGCGGCCGCCATTCCGGCATTGGTCGATGTCGATCGAGGTAACTCGACCGGGTTTGTAGTGCCGATCATGCTGGTGTTTTTGATTGCATTGTGCAGACAACGGTGGGGGGGTGGTCGCAGTGATGGTGATCTTGGCTGCGCTGGTCAAACCACAGTTCGCCTTGTTGGGAGTTGCGTTACTCGCGGCTCGTCAATGGAGATTGGGCGGCATCGCGGCCGTCGGGGGCATACTATCCAACCTCGCGGCGTACTTGCTGCTGACGCCGCATGA
- a CDS encoding hypothetical protein (frameshifted, insertion at around 3532529,3533235) codes for MRGHNSGNLNQSLLLVSYNVSFGRGLLLIPDAIKNGAGDLHVGYLSGARSLIGYGVLVLIVGCLFALGRRVPPVMVGIALLATASLSPPLVYHYYLVFVLPVAALLIRDPDGPPGSGIFDRLATIEDGRRAVGICVSLAAALSIAQTPLPFSPIISAWTGRLDLVETTAALAPPLVAARMRGNRRLLRP; via the coding sequence ATGCGCGGTCATAATTCGGGAAACCTTAATCAGAGTTTGCTGCTCGTCTCCTATAACGTGTCCTTCGGCAGGGGACTCCTATTGATCCCCGATGCCATCAAGAACGGGGCGGGCGACTTGCATGTTGGCTACCTCAGCGGTGCGCGCTCATTGATCGGATATGGCGTACTTGTCCTGATTGTCGGTTGCTTGTTCGCCCTCGGAAGACGCGTCCCCCCGGTGATGGTCGGAATCGCCCTGCTAGCTACCGCCTCGCTTTCCCCGCCGTTGGTTTACCACTACTACCTCGTTTTCGTGTTACCAGTCGCAGCGCTGCTGATACGCGACCCGGACGGCCCTCCGGGATCGGGAATCTTTGACCGACTCGCAACAATTGAGGACGGTCGTCGCGCAGTCGGGATCTGCGTCAGTCTCGCCGCCGCACTTAGCATCGCCCAGACACCACTGCCTTTCTCGCCAATCATCAGCGCATGGACTGGCCGCCTGGATCTCGTGGAAACCACTGCGGCGTTGGCTCCCCCTCTTGTGGCTGCTCGCATGCGCGGCAATCGTCGTCTCTTACGCCCGTAA
- a CDS encoding hypothetical protein (frameshifted, insertion at around 3533861) → MIATNLKGCLFGCQAAAGAMPSGGVIINVSSIASKRGTPNNTVYCASKFGMNGITQALAKELGPKGIRVNGVCPVLVATDGLMEGLRRPEAPPGGDSVEDWLANFAATQSALRRLPTGGEVADLCLYLASPAASAITGQNINVDCGVLPQ, encoded by the coding sequence ATGATCGCCACTAACCTGAAGGGTTGCCTATTTGGTTGCCAAGCCGCTGCGGGTGCCATGCCTTCTGGCGGGGTCATTATTAACGTCTCCAGCATCGCCAGCAAGCGCGGAACTCCGAACAACACTGTTTACTGCGCGTCGAAGTTCGGCATGAACGGCATCACTCAGGCTCTTGCCAAGGAGTTGGGGCCCAAGGGAATTCGTGTCAACGGTGTCTGCCCGGTGCTGGTAGCCACGGATGGATTGATGGAGGGTTTGCGGCGGCCCGAAGCTCCGCCCGGTGGCGACAGCGTTGAGGATTGGCTGGCCAATTTTGCTGCAACGCAATCCGCCTTGCGCCGCTTGCCAACGGGCGGCGAAGTCGCCGATCTCTGTCTCTATCTCGCATCACCGGCAGCGTCGGCCATTACCGGCCAGAACATAAATGTCGATTGCGGCGTGTTGCCGCAATAG